The genomic segment TTAAAAAGTCAAAAAGGACAAAAACTTGGTCAACTTTCTCTCTTACACACCCACTTTATGCACAAATTTTAAACAAGAATTTGATTCTTAACCCCATTCCTTTTGAATTATAAATAGGATTTTTTAATAAAGTTATGTAGGTTTCGTTCCTAAGGGCATCCTATTTTGGGACCCACAGTTGTAGCTAATCCTATACTTATAGCAAATCTTAGCCATCTAAAGCCTCAACCTATAATAGCACTTCACCAACCATTGACATTTTGGACCTAAATTCCTAGAATTATCTAAAACCTCCACATAAAGCTATTGATCTAACCTTTTCCCTTCTCACCGGTAAATTACGCCCTCTATGGAGCCATTCTACTTTTTTTAGATCTTTTCACTCTTCTAGATCAATCCCTTTAGATCTGTTATGGCTTCTCCTATGGAAAATTGGGAGAATATTgggtaaaaaagaagaaattctGGGAAAACGGAACCTCACCTTTTGTTATTTCTCTACTATATGTAGCCTAAATTCTAGAAGTAAAACTTAGGTTAGGTAAATCCACCACAAAATTGTATTTTTGCAAGGCAAAAAATCCTAGTCCAATGTCATCCAACAGAAGGAGTACATGAAGGAATCTAGAGAGTAATTGAACTAGAACTTGATGTCCTTCCTTTGCTCCAAGAATAAATCTCTCATTGTAATCCATTTTTTGATTTAGTTTGTACTATagcatttctcttttttttgtaattttctatgttgaatcaattttgatCTAGTTTTCGAGCAGCACCAAGAAATGTCTCTTGAAGAGGCATTTGCTGCTGGCTCCTGGTACTCCTTGCTTGCAAGTAATTGCAGGTTTCATCACCAAATCAAGGTCGTAttctaatccttttttttttcttgcgaaGGCGTATTCTAATCCTTTCCCTTTTGTATCTTACCCAACATCTAGCATtaacctttcctttttttttctatttttaacatttttttttttaatcgtaAAAGTTTGAAACAGCTCCACTCATGCATTCCAATTGAGGGGCCTGCCTCCGAGAGGACATCCCCATAAGGGATCCATGGAGGAAAAGCAAAGATGAAAAATAGGGTATTTAAATTGCTCTAAAAATTTATAATCCTAAAATATTAATGGATGCATGAACCTGTATGACTCCAATGGTAGCTGCGGTGTAGTCTTGGATTCTCATGTATAACCAGAAAAagtttttatttattgaatattgATCatcacaacaaaaaaaaaaaagaaactatgttacaaaaaaaatccaTGGATGCAAATGTCTTGATACTTTATTCTCCTCACTACGTGACATTAACAGGCCAGAGAAATGTTTTCACAAGGTACAAGACATACTACTACAAAAACATAACAGCATTTTACATCTAGGAGAGAGATCACATGTTCATATAGGTAACATTTTCCAAAGTATTTGATGTCGTTTAGATATTACAAAGTTCAAAGATCAATAAGCAACCGACTTGAGAGATATTGAACGGACAGTTCCCACTCTTGTTGAGTTGATTCTCCTAACttaatcttttattaaattatacATATCTTATACAGTCATGAATATTTGGGCTTGTCCTGTGGTTAAACCCTTCTACATAGCACAAGAGATTATGGATTCAATTCTTAAATGGTGCACCCTCAAAAATATGGAACTGGTTAACTATAATGCTAGAAAATTCTAGGCAATAGACCAAGAATGTAATATCAACTTCAATGAGTAATCTAGGTAAGTGCAAGAGTGTGGGAGAATAGGAGTTTGGCTGGTAAATGTTAAGCATCCTCTTCATCCATTTGTGCTTCTTGTTCTCCCCTGCAATTGATTATTAAGGGCCTGTTCTTTGGTGGATAAATATCATAGGGAACTTggtcaactttttttttaaccaaCTTACCTATATTCTCATGCTTCTTTAGATAGGTAAGTTATTTTCGAAAGGATAACATTTATCTATGAAATGGGGAGAAAGTCTTACACATCTTGAAGTTGGGTAAGTTATTTTTCcatcatctagaaaaataatttttttattttgttcctaAAATACATCTATccctataataatataataataatatagcataacatactaataataataatatagtacatattattataatatcatataagataatataacataatataatattatgaaatataaaattattgtaactataatatactattatattgtattatagattattataattagattataatataatatattatacaatatcatataatattatatattttgacatattatattatgtattataatatattacattatatacatatagtataatatattatattatcatatataatataatataatatgatatttatATAACAAAGGGTATTATGAGACATATGGATTGATATTAGCAACTTATCTGGGTAGTAGTAATGGGAAAAAATATGGGTAACAGATTCCAAAGCTATTTTCTaatgcataaaaaaatattgataaattATTTTGCTGTCTCAATATTGCTTGAGAAATacttattcaaaaaaattcagttaTTTGAGTAAATTTTTTATCCTTCAAAGAACAAGCCCAAAAGGTAAGCTTGGGAAGAACATGGGCACGGGGCTTTAAAAGGAGACGGGCATGCCGGAGCAGGCTATATTGTTTGTCATACTTGGGGCCAGTTTCCTCTACAATTGACTTTGATTCTGTTGCTTGAGCTTTGGATGGTATGGCGGGTGTTTATCTGACTGTTACAACCTTCCCTCGGGATATATAAACATCGGATTGAAGGCTACTCGCTTACGATTTTGCTCATGAATACTTTAGGAAGCTCAAAAAATGACTAGATATATTGATGGTTAAGTGGCTCATATTTCTAGAAAAGTGATAAGAAAATGCAGATAATTTACTTACACATATAATGACAGCTAATTTTAGACTTTGACTGGACCTGACTGGAAATCCAGTAGTGGTACGAAAACGGAGAAGGTATGAGAAACTCAAAATCAATCACGGATCCTCTCTCATTATTGAGTGAGTGAAGCTTGCTGATATTCTTGGCACTGATAATGTCAGCCACCTCCTTTGCTCTTAACCACTAATCAGATCTCGGCTGGCTCAGAAGTTCAGTATATTTGTCATCATGTTGATCCATTCCCTTCAGGTGGTCGTCAGTCCTGCTTTTCCTTCGGTAGAAGCCTTGCTTGTAGGCCTCTCAGGCCCCTCCAGAGTAAAAGATAATTCCTTCCAACAACTATAACTTCAGTCTGCAGCACCCGAAGAAAGATAGATTGGAGCGGAGTCCGTGGCAGGTTTTCCGGGAGCCTCGGCGGCCAGCAGCAGGGCCACCACCTCCCTCATTGCCGGCCGCTTCTCCGGTTCGGGATGGCAGCAGGCCAGCCCCAACTTGAGCACCAactccatctcctcctcccggaactccatcccttcttccgcCACCTCCACCAGCCGCCCCTCCGCATACATCTCCCTCGCCCACTCCACCAGCACCCAATCCTCATCCTCCACCCTCGCCGCCCTCTCAATCGGCCGCCGCCCGCACGCCGCCTCCAACACCACCACCCCGAAGCTATACACGTCACTCGCCGCCGTGGGCGTGGCCGCCATCGCCAGCTCCGGCGCCAGGTACCCCAGCGTGCCCACCACCCTCGTGCTGCTCGGCGCCGCCCCTCGCTCGTACAGCTTGGCCAGCCCGAAGTCTCCGAGCCGCCCCCGCATCTCGCCATCCAGCAGTATGTTGCTGCTCTTCACGTCCCGGTGGAGAACCACCTGCTCCCACCCCTGGTGCAGGTACTGCAGCCCCTCCGCCACGTCCGCCAGCACTCGCCGCCGCGCCGCCCACCGCATCGTCTCCCTCCTCCCTTCGCCGAAGATCCACTGGCTGAGGTTGCCATTGGGCATGTACCCGTACACCAGCATCAACTCGTTTCCTTTCCGGCACCACCCTCGGAGCGGGACCAAGCTCCGGTGCTGCAGCCTCCCTATGCTCGATATCTCCGCCATGAACTCCCGCAGCCCCTGCTTCGAGTTATGGGACACGCACTTCACCGccacttcctcctcctcctcctcctcctcctctcgtcCTCCTCCCCCTTCAACTCCTCTGGATATCGAAACCGGGAGAACCCCCTTGTATACCTTCCCAAATCCACCGATTCCGAGAAGCCTCGCCTTGGAGAACCCATCAGTGGCGTTCGAGAGATCTTCATAGGAGAATCGCCGTGGCCAGTACTTCAGTTCCCACTCTTCgtcctcctcatcctcttcttttccttcttctttccggATCTTAGCCCTCTTCTTTCTATAGTAGTAGTAGAAAcccgaggagaggaagaggagggcaaGAGCAACGGATGCGCAAGAGACCCCGGCTATGAGCCCTGGAGATGGAGATGACGACGGGGACGAAGACTGGGGCAAGAAGACAGGGAGATTGGACGTGTTGAGCTCCCGCGCGGAGCCGCCGGTGTCGCTGAGGCTCCAGGCGAGAATCCTCTGAGCCTCCACCCACTTGACCTTCGACGCCGAGAAGCCGACAAACATCTCCGGCGAGACGTAGTTGGCGATCTGCGGGTCCCTGTAGGAGATCAGTGGCCGCGGCGGTCTCGGTTCCTCGGCGGCGGCGATTGTGACGTTGATTTGGAACCGAGGCCCATCGAATTCGATCCAAGCTCGGATATTTTTTCCCGATCTCATGTCAAGAGAAACGAACTCAAGTCCCGACGAGCCGTTCCGGTAGTAGCCGGCGGATTGAGTTGTAGCTGATTGAATGAAGTTGAGGTCGATGCCGACGTGGTTGCCGTCAGGATCGTAGAATTCCGGGTTCTGGCCGGTGTCGAACTCCACGGCGAGAAGCGGTGCCGGAGACTGGCGGGTGGAGTTGGAGAAGAGGCCGAAGTACTGGCCGGAGATGGCGCCGGGCGGCGAAGTGGAGTTGGAGAGGACGAAGGCGAGGCCGAACCCGGGGCTGCTCGGGATCTCGGGGAGGATGGAGAAGACGAAGgaggtggagaaggaggagagagtgCGGTTAGGACCGGTGGAGAGATGGAGGCGGGAGGGGAAGAAGGCGCGGCCGATGGAGTAGTAGTTGGAGTCGTTGGTGAGGCGGACGATGGAGGAGTCGATGCGGGCGTCGCCGATGAGGAGGAGGTCGGAGGTGTTGAAAGAGTTGAAGAGGAAATCCACGGCGGCGGAGGTggcggagagggagaggaggtggATGACGGTGGTTAAGATCCGCTGCTTCATCCTGTCGGCTTGCTTCTCTCCGTTTTGTTCACGGAATGGAGTGGAATGGGATTGGTATGATTCGGTGGGGAAAGAGTGCGGTGGGCTGACCGTGCTGCGGCTGGTGGATGGGGCTTGCGGCCGCTGTTTTCCATCTAAAAGTTAATGCTAATACTTGTTCGACGAAAGTTCCGCCCGCACGTATTAGGGCGATATTGATTTATTATTTGTTGATAAAGCTTTTTCTGACCAGGCTGTTTTTATACTGGTTGTGGATTTTGTCCGACTTCTACCAAccaggagtttttttttttttttttagcgtaGCAGAGAATTCTCTAGCAATAAATTTTCCAGGGTTGTGTTAATTTCTTGTTGCTTTTCGTTTAGTTAGCATGTAAATgtcaatgaaaaaagaaaagttttagaagaaattattctaacattgCCTGCACCGTGTATGCAGCCAATCATAACTATTGATTTCTGCAGTATCCATCCATAAAGCAGTCTTCTCGgtgcacttctaattatttgCGGACAGGGCTATGTGATGCACACGGTATAGAATATAATTTCTCAAATTTTGGAAGGGTTTAGTATCAATAGAATAGCCTTTTTATGTGAGATTTTTTGTGCCATCAATGGCGATAATGTATGACTAGCATCATAGTTGGCTATACAATGTGTTCTAATATATATGAGATTTGGCTTGGATTTGTAGCTTCGATCCATTCTCTCACATCTAGGTGACTGATGTCATGTTGGATAATCAAATAGTTCAATTTATGAACAATCTAGTCTAAATGTGTGGATCTTGGGAAAAGTATAATTGTCAATTCCTTGCAAGGCATTTCTAGTTTCCATACTttcttataaattattaatgtaCAAAGTCTGACTTGGTGGATAGCAGATTGACCTTTGGATTCGGGTTTTGCCAAGAGTAAAATGCAATGACATTTAATTACAACATAAACATTAATATAGCAACAATTTGCCCGATTCGATTAATTGACTTGTTGGTTAGATTGGATTGAATACAAATATTCTTGAACAATTTAATGATGGTTTTCTATATAGTGAGAGGAATATGATTGGACAGCACAACCCTAATTTACTGATAGTTATCCAGCCTTTGGACGATCTTGTATCAATGATATGACCTTCTCACGAGATATTTGTATTGTAGTAGGGCATCAAAGTAGACAAAAATTGGTGTGAAGgttgttggagttttaatttaaaaaaattaaaattttctttcctctaacctttagttgttttaaatattttaaaatactcTTTTGTGCGACACCGCTTTTAAAAGCGTTGTGACTTTTTGGAAGAAAATGTTGACTTCCGAAAATATACAGTGTTTCCGAAACATTATATATCTTTGGAACCATCACATCTCTTCGGTCTTCAAatagagtctataaatagactcctccaagattaatcctaatcaaaaatccaatctctctctttttcactCGGActctatttttcaagaatttattccATAAGCAAAGTTCTTCCACTCTTCAACTTTTtactttctatctttttttatcttttttttttctggacaTCTAAAGGAGTCGGTCGGGTCAAGCCTCCCGAGCGACCGTGCTCGTTCGAGGAGAATCAGATTGAGCCAGGTTGTTGTACCTTGTGGACGAGATCGTTGCGAATCCGTACGTAGGGGACGAATCACATTTTTATGGCAGTATATATTACACGTCTGATTCAGACAAGTTGTTttcaattttctgaatttattttagtgaattattattttataatactattataaaataatgatatagCAATTTTTTGGCAATAATATTTCGAACAGTCTAAGAATGTGATCTTGATTACACTAGAAATTGTTATTTGATCGTTTATCAAATTTAGTTCAATTACATAAGACTAAATTTGGTTTTAATTAAATAGAATATAAAAGttgtaaaagttttctttttctctttataaAAATCAATCCTTTTAGAAGGTCGAATTACTCTCAAAATTGTACAAACAGATATTTTGTAACTTTAAAAACTATACAGAATTTTTTTGCAgatttaaaatatttgtagaaTTTTTTTACAGCTTTAAAGTATGTGCAAAAATTTTGTGCAGATTAAAAATCTGTGTAGAAAATTACTGCAGCTTTAAAATCCGTGCAATCTACTTTCtgcaatttttaatttttgtgcaGATTTTTTTGCATCTTTAAAATCTATGCAGAATACTTCTATACTTTTAAAAGCCATGTAGAAATTACTGTTGCTTAAAAAACTACGCATATATTAGCTGCTCTCAAAATATATAATGTTGCTTTGTAAAACGTATAGACAATACAAATTTACATTActtgttatatttttttgtatggttatttatttttattaatattattacacgttattgtatttatttcaaaattcagaatctAATTCAAAATTTTACGAATCAAAAAAGTACTAACAAAAAGATGAATCGGAATATCCAAATTCGTCATAAATTTATAAGACAACTCAAAAAaagtaatattattttttaaaaatttatcaaGTCGGAAAAAAACTTGGCAGATCATTTAACTAAGAGTTTATCTTTGGGTGAAGTCCTAGAATCATCGAGGGAGATGGAGCTTAAGCCCACTATTTGGTCAACGATAGTGGATACCCAACCTCTGTGATTAGAGATCCTATGAAGGGGGTTTAATATGGtagaaacaaaattgaatgagtGATCGTGTATGTCACAATACATTTTTGGAAATATATCTCCTCCCATCTATATAATGAGTGCTCTTATTAGCGcgacaaaaatatatattgtaaAAGTCgagttatactcttaataagtcCAAGATAGAAAATCTGCAGGGTATTAGATCACAAATATCCTTAGAGGACTTATCCATGTGAGAAGTTTCGTATAGGATGCAACTAGGGGTTTGGGTTAATCTTAATAAAATTCTCATGAAAAATCAAGGGACTAAGCGCAAGGTTTTTAAATGGTGCTAACCGCATAAAGATCCAATTGATCCGTACCATGTGTAATAAGTAGATGTCTGAGTCAAAGGACCTAATTCAGAGTCTAATCTACTatggtttctttagatagatactATCAACACTAAGTAAGGTTCAAGTCTATGGGGACACCTCACTCATTGCATCGTATAAGTTATCAAGATTTctactatatgattttcaaaaaaaattaaaccttttgtgggggattgttggagttttaatttaaaaaaaattaattttttttatcccctaacctttagttgttttaaatattttaaaatacttTTTTGTGATTTACCTCTATCAAAAGAGTTATGACTTTTTGGAAGAGAACGTTAGCATTCGAAAAGATATGGTGTTTTCAAAATATTACATATCTTCGGAGCCATCACATTTCTTTGGTCTTTAGATAGAGTCTATAAATAAActtgttgctgaaaattggacccgggggcgaccacttagctgagaaggaggagctccggcgaacacgggcgggcggcgatccgtcggcgagcggcgtcctccgtggggggcctacaaaaagccggtggccggggtttccggcgccggccctccgatgcttaagtcaaaggggggcttaattttggagaaggagagggaccgTATTTCCAAGTTCGAAGcctcccttgggaggaagaagcctccgGCCCCccttttagagggagaagctccccttttataggaagagtggcagggttacctgtgatgtgactgggcgaattaatgggttaccgtcatgattggacgtgggcgtggaagtaatgagttgccgtggatggcccgtttccatcatgggaggagatggcgtgcagccagagcttgcttgtggcgcgcagtgcagtacattcttgggaatgatgaggcgttgacagtcgtagcagggtatggttcctgattaatatgtcgtggcgtggccggcaagtaaagcatggtgcggcaaggctgctgcagggcatggccgcagcatatagacgacgaggtcggccttctgagatcaactcggccttctgtgctcggctttctgagctcggctcggccttcatGAGCTTGGTCTTctaagctcggcctgcatgatgagctcggcctgcatgatgagctcaggcttgttgtcagatttgggtgctttaattgtatgtgtggggtggtctattttttcccccaacactaccccccgacttccgagttcgagctgctttttggctcggacgaaggaagtagtccagtcgtcgatcatcctgtaatatagccaaatatatatggAGATCTGCGTGCTAAGTAGGGTAtacctctcatgcagttggagtCAAGTGCTTTAGGTCGACTCAgcagccttctttggcttgtggtcgactcagctctcGAGAACGTCGAGACGACGCGACAGATCTTCCGCGTCGCACTTCTCCCAGCTGACAAGACGAAAATTCAGGCCATGAGCCCTCTTTTTTATGTCAGAGTCGAGCGTCTCACGCCGAGGTCGGCAGCTTTGCTCCTCGACTAACTTTTGTGGACGCTCTTTTGTTCGGGGTCCGCTTTCTAGGGACGCCGGCACAATAGGAGAAATAGTTGCCATTGGAGATCCGTGTGGGCGTTGCTTTGTTGTTATCCACGAACATTTTGGGGGTGCTTTGTTGTCAATCACGAACGTtttggggggccgcgaaggtactaccccgtcatcccgaggtcgagggagctcgagctcactgtcgactcgtcgggacatctcgaccttagtcgaggaggcgctacgggaggccgcgaaggtacttccCTGTTGTCGATGtcgagcgccacggagggccgcgaaggtactaccccgtcttcccgaggccgagggagcttgggctcactgtcgactcagcggggcatctcgaccttagtcgaggaggcgctacgggaggccgcgaaggtactaccccgttgttggtgttgagcgccacggagggccgcgaaggtactaccccgtctttccgaagtgtcgaggagtctgggcacgcactgtcgacactcgaggcatctcgaccttagtcgaggaggcgctacggagggccgtgaaggtactaccccgttgttggtgttaagcgccacggagggccgcgaaggtactaccccatctttccgaggccgagggagcttgggctcactgtcgactcagcggggcatctcgaccttagtcgaggaggcgctacggggggccgcgaaggtactaccccgttgttggtgttgagcgccacggagggccgcgaaggtactaccccgtctttccgaagtgtcgaggggtctgggcacgcattgtcgacactcggggcatcccgaacttagtcGGGGCATCATTGGAGATACATACAGGAGATGGACTTCGTTGGCCATCGTGCGCCCTTATTCGgagcggggcgacgttggagatagggatacccgtaggtcgttttttggattctccgacctgaaaatagatgaaatattgaaattatttgaagccaaagtggcgtcctgtaccttttgaAGATATTCTGATGGctctcgagcttcgaagtccctcaggacttggctcagcaccggccttctttggctcgattttctgggaggtgttctgcgctcgggcttctgagctcggcagcctgctgagctcggcttgcatgagctcagCCTGGATGTgactgctgcaggtcgtggctgcagcatgtggataACGAATTcggccttttgagctcggctcggcctgcatgagctcggcctggatgagactgctgcaggtcgtggctgcagcatgtggataacgagctcggccttctgagctcggctcggcctgcatgagctcggcctggatgagactgctgtaggtcgtggctgcagcatgtggatgacgagctcggccttctgagctcggctcggcctgcatgagctcgacctggatgagctcggctcggcctgcatgagctcggcctggatgagctcggctcggccttctgagctcagctCTCTGACCTCGGCCGGCGCTTCGGTGATGGCGATGCTCTGAAGGAGAGCAACGTCACGAGCGCCATCGTAAGGACTTACACCcatgaggagggagtacataactctccttctccagacctcagcttttatttctcttttcctccAACTCGTTGATATGAGACTTGGGCTACTACTTCTCATTggttgcccccacgtacgtcgTTGTAAcgggagccatgcctgattcgagatggctcgggagaGTTTTTTCCTCTGCTTAACATGAacccgtggaggcggcacaggaggagcctccacttgttgcaggctttgggctgcaatggccaacgcttggacttgctgcactagcgcgtcgaagtgctcgggttggacttgtggaacttgatctGCCGGAGGTCTTGGTGGTGGATTCTGGACTGAGCGCCCGGGGCTTGGAGCATGATGCCGGGAGGTATCAGagactcctctgctccttagtttcatggccacaactcgggcccttcctctagcgccaactgttgctggaaattggacccgagggcgACCACttagctgagaaggaggagctccggcgaacactggcgggcggcgatccgtcggcgagcggcgtcctccgtggggggcctgcaaaaagccgatggccggggtttccggcgccggccctccgatgcttaagtcagaggggggctaaattttggagaaggagagggaccgTATTTCCAAGTTCGAAGcctcccttgggagga from the Phoenix dactylifera cultivar Barhee BC4 chromosome 14, palm_55x_up_171113_PBpolish2nd_filt_p, whole genome shotgun sequence genome contains:
- the LOC103696642 gene encoding L-type lectin-domain containing receptor kinase S.1, producing the protein MKQRILTTVIHLLSLSATSAAVDFLFNSFNTSDLLLIGDARIDSSIVRLTNDSNYYSIGRAFFPSRLHLSTGPNRTLSSFSTSFVFSILPEIPSSPGFGLAFVLSNSTSPPGAISGQYFGLFSNSTRQSPAPLLAVEFDTGQNPEFYDPDGNHVGIDLNFIQSATTQSAGYYRNGSSGLEFVSLDMRSGKNIRAWIEFDGPRFQINVTIAAAEEPRPPRPLISYRDPQIANYVSPEMFVGFSASKVKWVEAQRILAWSLSDTGGSARELNTSNLPVFLPQSSSPSSSPSPGLIAGVSCASVALALLFLSSGFYYYYRKKRAKIRKEEGKEEDEEDEEWELKYWPRRFSYEDLSNATDGFSKARLLGIGGFGKVYKGVLPVSISRGVEGGGGREEEEEEEEEVAVKCVSHNSKQGLREFMAEISSIGRLQHRSLVPLRGWCRKGNELMLVYGYMPNGNLSQWIFGEGRRETMRWAARRRVLADVAEGLQYLHQGWEQVVLHRDVKSSNILLDGEMRGRLGDFGLAKLYERGAAPSSTRVVGTLGYLAPELAMAATPTAASDVYSFGVVVLEAACGRRPIERAARVEDEDWVLVEWAREMYAEGRLVEVAEEGMEFREEEMELVLKLGLACCHPEPEKRPAMREVVALLLAAEAPGKPATDSAPIYLSSGAAD